The DNA sequence CAACAAAACGACGACTGACAGCAAAACACCTTCCACTAAGAATTCCGCGAATGTTTAGTACGAAGCAATAATGACGTGGATGTATTGCTTGAAAACGTATTCCTTTGAAACCTGTATTCCCGCTTCGCTCAGTGATGCCGATAAAGGTTTGAACAAACTGTTGCGGCTCCACGAGTGAGAAAGAAATTTGAGAACGATCAGCGAGAACGGAATCCATCCCCACAGATGAGCCGGGGGTCCGAAATCGGCAATAATAAGCCTGCCGCCTTTTCTCAAAACCCTTCGCATTTCATGGAAGGCGCGTCTTTTGACATCCAGAGGGACATGATATTGAAGCGTCATCGTGCAGAAAACGACGTCAAACGAGGCATCCGGAAACGGGAGATCATCAATGGAACCCTTGTAATATCCAACTTCCAATCCCGCCTTCTGCGTCTTCCTCCGGGCCATTTGAAGCTGATCGCACGAGAGGTCTAACCCAGAGACGCGTCCTTTCTCCCCAACGATCTGTTTGGCCATAATGGCTAATGCGCCGGTTCCGCAGCCGCAATCCAGCACCTCTTCCCCGTTCCGAAGCGATGCTTCATCGACCATTTTTCGGGTGAACGCCTCTCCGTAACCGAACATTGCGGTGAGCCGGTCATAGAATCGTGAGAAAAGGCCTTGAATGGGAATCCCTTTAGATTCAGTCATTGCTCTACACTGCCGTTCGCGAAACTGAGCCCGAATTGCCAAAGTATACCATGAAACGATGGCGTTCGCACATCTGAAGGCCCTCTCTTTCAACCACTGAGTTTCACGAATAATCACGGATTAGAGATTCAATCCCCAGTCAACAGACCACAGGAAGAGCAGGAAATCGCACTCATTTTCCAACCGCCGATGAACGCAGATGGATGCCGATAGAAACATCTCTCCGCGGAGAGCGGAGATTTCATCCGAATGGTTTTTTATCCGCTGATCCTTCAGGCTCTGGACAAGTTTCATGAAGCAGAGAGACCGAAGCGGAACGGATTGGCAATCCGCAGATTGCGCAGATTATCTCAGATTGGAAAGGCGGGCTTTGGGCTGTAGTCTTTAGATGCGAGGAGAGGAAGCGAATCCAGTCGTAGGAGTTGTGGGAATCTGGCTAACTCAGAGTTATCCAATCAGCGCGGGCAGACGTGGAAGACGCGACGCGTTTTTCAATAGCCGTCAAACACGCGTCATTTCCAGGACTGTAACGTCTTATGTTTTGTAAAATGTGCAGGCGACCCCATTTTTTTCCCAAGGCCCCGCAAAGGCTCCCGGATGTCCAAGGTCCAAAATGCAAAATTCTGAAGAAAAAGAGGATGTATCGGTCAAGGTGTGGGAGAAGGCAGCAAACGGGCAGGATGCTTGGCCGCATGGTCAGCAAAGAGAGCTGCTTCGCTTTCGCTCAGCATGACAACTGACGGGAGCGTTGAAGGGAGGAAGCGGGTTCCTCCGTTGCCTCCCGTTATCTCCGTTATCTCCGTTATCTCCTGTAGAAATCTTTGCAGTTCGAAATCCGGGGACACGATACCAGAAGACTATCATGTCTTCGATGCCGATGGCGCAGACATATGTCCGCAATTTTTTTGCTCTCTTTGCGCTGTTGCCGGCCTTGCGCGAGCGCGGGGTCT is a window from the Candidatus Abyssobacteria bacterium SURF_5 genome containing:
- a CDS encoding class I SAM-dependent methyltransferase, producing MTESKGIPIQGLFSRFYDRLTAMFGYGEAFTRKMVDEASLRNGEEVLDCGCGTGALAIMAKQIVGEKGRVSGLDLSCDQLQMARRKTQKAGLEVGYYKGSIDDLPFPDASFDVVFCTMTLQYHVPLDVKRRAFHEMRRVLRKGGRLIIADFGPPAHLWGWIPFSLIVLKFLSHSWSRNSLFKPLSASLSEAGIQVSKEYVFKQYIHVIIASY